One part of the Mariniblastus fucicola genome encodes these proteins:
- a CDS encoding Fic family protein: MSPTENCPAWNASDGFDKCVPKLVVVYRSAIDTAKSKMIELGDVKEWHGEVFDGLPPAGYEYYAGNFRQIDLNRPCLDYPVGVAGIQGSLPREVLGDTEALFSNTRANALSVEIKWPTLEPKQRAYHLAVVIGELVGRFIQIHPFRDGNGRMSRMLWAVALARFGVSPQCRIHPSPNRDAPKTAYGDLMAACMKGNFLPLQMQILRYLIVKRPTVG, from the coding sequence TTGTCACCGACTGAAAATTGCCCTGCTTGGAACGCGAGCGATGGCTTCGATAAGTGCGTGCCGAAACTTGTTGTGGTTTATCGATCTGCTATCGATACTGCCAAGTCGAAAATGATCGAACTCGGCGATGTCAAGGAATGGCACGGTGAAGTTTTTGATGGTCTCCCTCCCGCGGGATATGAGTACTACGCTGGAAATTTTCGACAGATTGACTTGAATCGTCCATGCCTTGATTATCCAGTCGGAGTTGCCGGGATACAAGGTTCGCTCCCGCGAGAAGTCTTAGGTGATACTGAAGCCCTTTTCTCAAATACAAGGGCAAACGCGTTGAGCGTTGAAATTAAGTGGCCCACCTTAGAACCGAAGCAAAGGGCCTATCATTTAGCAGTAGTCATTGGAGAGCTAGTCGGGAGATTTATTCAGATCCACCCGTTTCGTGATGGCAATGGACGAATGTCAAGAATGCTCTGGGCAGTCGCGTTAGCGAGGTTTGGCGTGAGTCCGCAATGTCGCATTCACCCAAGTCCCAACAGAGATGCCCCCAAGACTGCTTACGGCGATCTAATGGCTGCTTGCATGAAGGGCAACTTTCTTCCATTGCAGATGCAAATTCTAAGATATTTGATCGTAAAACGCCCCACCGTCGGCTAA
- a CDS encoding phage/plasmid primase, P4 family translates to MNWFTDQISGDRRPSDEVSDSISIYIEQYAARLFPLKRRQHIGDKKAKTPLLKGWQTTDHDVDTLRLYREQQHGIGWALGPCDLVIDVDVPTKERPNKQGMESLAKLNALLPQPLEDIAPCVESPTGGRQYYLTVPEGLKFKNVIEGFPDIDIKSHGGLVVIAGSAHWQGGKYRFSDFTQMFGYERPQAPAALLNLIRKEERKTATKSTADKLTGVELADLLKPLSACEFNTHEEWFKLFAGSHHATGGSGEGLEAFIQWSTSDPAYARHGDAIAERWKSFDANDDTGLTVATIHRERMNRGVVDLPEPVDPDELFDCEDEEIKNCMTKDNSNVATKEIDTTTKKRVRTAVGINKQAGRTDNANARRFVDEFGDDLRFVVSWGKWIYWSGKRWKIDASNAGTNALVRRYAEQLWERTKEMRKSDDPAGTLRFVKSSNSASSIIAIRTLSQSDKRVTIDHKSLDSEDLLFNCLNGTFDLQNCELRDSQREDLITQISGVSFDASAQCPLWRESLKLIFDGDEELIRYVQVLFGYTLSGTRDEHILPICYGGGSNGKSTVWNTIHDIMGDYAEIGNADLLMVSRNQHPTGLADLFAKRFVPISEPGKGCQLMESRVKEWTGDAVGKARRMREDFWEFRQTHTFWLSTNHKPKISGDDEGIWRRVKLIPFEVDLREKLGGNVDKQFKEKLKAEYSGILNWAIEGWQMYQKNGLDTYEPERVKQATSEYRNNEDEIANFVSDKLDSTDPEGMIPVSDAYALYKQWNGKMVQSEFRNSMELTYKRTKCRALPYRNRSVFVGLKLHECDKTSVF, encoded by the coding sequence ATGAATTGGTTCACCGATCAAATTAGCGGCGATCGGCGCCCTTCCGATGAAGTGAGCGATTCAATTAGCATTTACATTGAGCAATACGCCGCCCGTTTGTTCCCGCTGAAACGTCGCCAACACATCGGCGATAAGAAGGCAAAAACCCCATTGCTTAAAGGCTGGCAAACGACCGACCACGACGTCGACACGTTGAGGCTATACCGCGAACAGCAACACGGCATCGGGTGGGCGCTTGGGCCGTGCGACCTTGTCATCGACGTGGACGTGCCGACGAAGGAACGTCCCAACAAACAGGGCATGGAATCACTCGCGAAGCTTAACGCGTTGTTGCCCCAGCCGTTGGAGGACATCGCGCCGTGCGTTGAATCGCCGACCGGCGGGCGGCAATACTACCTGACAGTGCCGGAAGGGTTGAAGTTCAAAAACGTTATCGAAGGCTTTCCCGACATCGACATCAAATCGCACGGCGGGTTGGTCGTGATTGCTGGTTCGGCTCATTGGCAAGGCGGGAAGTATCGGTTCAGCGACTTTACGCAAATGTTCGGCTACGAACGCCCCCAAGCCCCGGCGGCGCTCTTAAACCTAATTCGCAAGGAAGAACGCAAGACCGCCACCAAGTCGACAGCGGACAAGCTGACGGGCGTCGAATTGGCCGACTTGCTCAAGCCGCTATCGGCGTGCGAATTCAACACGCATGAAGAATGGTTCAAGTTGTTCGCCGGATCGCATCACGCGACGGGCGGAAGTGGCGAAGGGCTCGAAGCGTTCATCCAGTGGTCGACGTCCGACCCGGCGTATGCCAGGCACGGCGACGCCATCGCGGAACGTTGGAAGTCGTTCGACGCCAACGACGACACGGGGTTGACCGTGGCGACGATCCACCGCGAACGCATGAACCGGGGCGTTGTGGACTTGCCAGAGCCGGTCGACCCTGACGAACTATTCGATTGCGAAGACGAAGAAATTAAGAACTGCATGACCAAAGACAATTCCAATGTAGCCACTAAAGAAATCGATACGACCACCAAGAAACGCGTCAGAACTGCTGTCGGAATCAACAAGCAGGCTGGCAGAACTGACAACGCAAACGCAAGGCGATTCGTTGACGAATTCGGTGACGATCTTCGCTTCGTTGTAAGTTGGGGAAAATGGATTTATTGGAGCGGCAAGCGATGGAAAATTGACGCCTCAAACGCCGGAACCAACGCGTTGGTGCGACGTTACGCCGAACAATTATGGGAACGAACAAAGGAGATGCGAAAGAGTGACGACCCTGCGGGGACGTTACGATTTGTTAAAAGCTCAAACTCAGCATCGTCGATAATCGCCATTCGGACGCTGTCGCAGAGTGACAAACGCGTCACGATTGATCACAAAAGCCTCGACTCGGAAGACTTGCTTTTCAACTGCCTCAATGGAACGTTCGATTTGCAGAACTGCGAGCTTCGTGACTCGCAACGCGAAGATTTGATTACGCAAATTTCCGGCGTCTCCTTTGACGCGTCGGCTCAATGCCCGTTGTGGCGAGAGTCGTTGAAGCTAATTTTCGACGGCGATGAAGAATTGATTCGGTACGTTCAAGTGCTGTTCGGTTACACGCTCTCAGGGACGCGTGACGAACACATTTTGCCAATTTGCTATGGCGGGGGAAGCAACGGCAAATCGACTGTCTGGAACACTATTCACGACATCATGGGGGATTACGCCGAAATTGGTAACGCCGATTTGCTGATGGTGAGCCGAAACCAACATCCGACTGGGCTTGCTGACTTGTTCGCGAAGCGGTTCGTTCCAATCTCGGAACCGGGCAAAGGCTGCCAGCTGATGGAAAGTCGGGTCAAAGAATGGACCGGCGATGCGGTCGGGAAGGCGCGACGGATGCGTGAAGACTTTTGGGAGTTCAGGCAGACGCACACGTTTTGGTTGTCGACAAATCACAAGCCGAAGATTAGCGGAGACGACGAAGGGATTTGGCGACGCGTGAAGCTCATCCCATTCGAAGTCGATCTTCGCGAGAAGCTTGGCGGCAACGTGGACAAGCAGTTCAAAGAGAAGCTCAAAGCGGAGTATTCGGGCATTCTCAATTGGGCGATCGAAGGGTGGCAGATGTACCAAAAGAATGGACTCGATACCTATGAGCCGGAACGCGTGAAACAAGCCACGAGTGAGTATCGAAACAACGAAGACGAGATCGCCAATTTCGTGTCTGACAAGCTCGACAGCACTGACCCGGAAGGCATGATTCCTGTTAGTGATGCGTACGCTTTGTACAAACAGTGGAACGGCAAAATGGTCCAGTCTGAATTCCGAAATTCGATGGAACTGACCTACAAACGTACCAAATGCCGTGCATTGCCGTATCGCAACCGGTCCGTGTTTGTCGGCTTGAAGCTCCACGAGTGCGACAAAACATCGGTTTTTTAG
- a CDS encoding DUF1580 domain-containing protein: MINLLAETPVPISKVPAWVSEHCGFQPNRSTVFRWTTRGSGGRILSTIKVGGRRVTTVEALLAFFESDGPAAQCVSQSASDTEAYLESEGI; encoded by the coding sequence GTGATCAATTTGTTAGCAGAGACACCCGTCCCAATTTCCAAAGTCCCTGCATGGGTTTCCGAACACTGCGGATTCCAGCCGAATCGAAGCACCGTGTTTCGGTGGACAACGCGAGGCTCCGGCGGGCGCATTCTATCCACGATAAAAGTTGGCGGGCGGCGCGTAACAACCGTCGAAGCTTTGCTGGCGTTCTTTGAGTCGGACGGCCCAGCAGCTCAGTGCGTGAGCCAATCAGCAAGCGATACCGAAGCGTATCTGGAATCCGAAGGGATCTAA
- a CDS encoding tyrosine-type recombinase/integrase has product MRGASKTPPKYRKHRKTGQAVVTLSGKDFYLGLHGSKASKQQYDMLVAQWLANGRLLPKSESKRAITVSDLMAAYWKFAKGFYVKNGKPTGEIPPLKSAVRTFRKAYGTKPVDEVGPLLLIAYQNMLVKDGLCRKYVNQQTGRIKRAFKWGVSRELVPVGVHQALATVSWLRKGKTSATEYAPVEAVPDDVVNATLAHVPYETTRAMIRFQRLVGCRPGELFILRSMDIDRTGGGHDGVWLYRPESHKTEHHGQGRVVVIGPEAQKVLSPFLPPHREESELCFQRRSGKPFARLHYSQAIHRACRKAFPPPEGTVGEALKRWEKEHHWTPNQLRHATATTVRREHGLEAAQVVAGHANARTTEIYAERDIAKAAQVMAKIG; this is encoded by the coding sequence ATGCGTGGAGCATCAAAAACGCCGCCGAAATATCGGAAGCATAGAAAGACGGGACAAGCCGTCGTCACTCTTTCAGGCAAGGATTTCTACCTTGGCCTTCACGGTTCAAAGGCCAGTAAACAGCAATACGACATGCTCGTTGCTCAATGGCTTGCCAATGGCCGGCTGCTACCAAAGTCGGAATCGAAGCGAGCTATCACCGTCTCCGACCTGATGGCGGCATACTGGAAGTTCGCGAAGGGCTTCTACGTGAAGAACGGCAAGCCGACTGGCGAAATTCCGCCGTTGAAGTCGGCTGTCCGAACGTTTCGTAAGGCCTACGGAACCAAGCCAGTCGATGAAGTTGGGCCGTTGCTGTTGATTGCCTACCAAAACATGTTGGTAAAGGACGGGCTTTGCAGAAAGTATGTGAATCAGCAGACTGGCCGAATCAAGCGTGCGTTTAAATGGGGCGTCTCACGGGAACTTGTCCCGGTTGGAGTTCATCAGGCACTCGCTACCGTGTCGTGGTTGCGGAAGGGGAAGACGTCGGCTACGGAGTATGCACCTGTTGAAGCAGTTCCCGATGACGTCGTGAACGCAACGCTCGCGCATGTGCCGTACGAGACGACGCGAGCAATGATTCGGTTTCAGCGTCTCGTTGGCTGCCGTCCTGGCGAGCTATTCATTTTACGGTCAATGGACATCGATCGCACCGGCGGCGGTCACGATGGCGTCTGGCTCTATCGCCCTGAGTCGCACAAGACGGAGCATCATGGGCAGGGTCGCGTCGTGGTCATCGGCCCTGAGGCTCAGAAAGTGCTGTCGCCATTCCTTCCGCCCCACCGCGAAGAATCGGAGCTTTGCTTTCAACGCCGTAGTGGGAAACCGTTTGCGCGGTTGCACTACAGCCAAGCGATTCATCGAGCTTGCCGCAAAGCTTTTCCACCACCGGAAGGAACAGTAGGCGAAGCGTTGAAGCGATGGGAGAAGGAGCATCACTGGACGCCAAACCAGTTGCGGCATGCCACCGCAACGACTGTACGGCGTGAACATGGACTGGAAGCGGCTCAAGTTGTTGCCGGTCATGCGAACGCAAGAACAACGGAAATTTACGCCGAACGCGACATCGCAAAGGCAGCCCAAGTAATGGCAAAGATCGGCTGA
- a CDS encoding ABC transporter permease has translation MNSWHLAIQSFKHYLPVNLAIALGVAAATAVLTGALLVGDSMRTSLRDLTLDRLGETDDLLISRGFFDQSSMRPDNNQELAAFWDQSVPAILFNNGTVETQDSSQSGIQRAANVNVFGVPNEFWQLDTSGISVNELSGDTAIINRALADQLGIADSESASPVTLRIPKPTQLPAESALGAKRDLIESLVGIEVVQILPNEGLAGFSMHQSQLDSPNIFVPVQMLQDSLSRSALRHKSSSEQVNVSFLGRTDANRAAAADFQNVLRELPRTLEDEGISLKRVTQTFESDGQSATVFDYWTLSSEQLVLLPAVVSAIEETFPGAKPVFTYLANDIRKSDSESGIPFSMIAAIDIDDAFPLRDVDGQRIQPPSEDEIVINEWAANDIDVDVGDSLTIAWFDPETTHGKQTKQEATLVVSAIAALTEPYEAFEVRRRGEVVPAKFDTAPTLANDPNLTPEVPGVTDAESIENWDLPFETASKLRPSDDTYWENHRTTPKAFVSFATGQKLWSSRFGDVTSYRIPAKTERSEIQTRLLSAIAETKGASGFELITLRQNALTASSGSTPFDVLFLALSMFVIASGLILVSLLFRLTLQSRASEVGLLQAVGLPAKRVSGIWIREMLLVCILGAVLGILIGIGYAAAMIWGLKTWWVGAISKPIIDLHIGPVSILIGFVSGILICVGTIFWALRSLRRQSVRGMLAGRIDESASLPNRKSKKWMPVAIVSMLVLAVILSVLAINLSGDAQAGSFMGSGFCVLAAMLMFVYSMLERDGESNSATDLQQLALMSLRRNPLRSTLTIGLVAVASFLIAAVSSFRLTPTEQGTAGFDYVAQSSQPLFSNLSSADGQTELLDATLPPSTRVFGFRFKPGEDASCNNLYQSTQPRVLGATQDFIDSFNAEVPAFAWGGSVAESDAESANPWTMLNRSYDDGAIPVIIDKNTANYSLKIFAPGGDYVVHFDTGETVTFRVVGFLSNTILQGSLLVSEDSFVRAFPYLGGSRYFLIDSENETDSAQAVAVLEQQLGDEGFDARSAPRLLANFMSVQNTYLSTFQSLGALGLLLGTFGLAAVQIRNVLERKRELGLMRAVGFGKGRLAGMILIENGWLLGTGLVVGILAALCGTLPHYLFGDASVPWVALGGIFIAIFAIGIVASLLATRILSQMNLLDSLKA, from the coding sequence ATGAATTCCTGGCATCTCGCAATCCAGAGCTTCAAGCACTACCTGCCGGTCAACCTCGCGATCGCGCTCGGCGTCGCCGCCGCCACCGCGGTGTTGACGGGAGCACTGCTCGTTGGCGACAGTATGCGAACGAGTCTGCGTGACCTGACGCTGGACCGGCTTGGTGAAACAGACGACTTGCTGATTTCGCGTGGGTTCTTCGACCAGTCATCCATGCGACCTGACAACAATCAGGAACTTGCCGCGTTTTGGGATCAGTCTGTCCCGGCAATTCTGTTCAACAACGGAACCGTGGAAACGCAAGATTCCTCCCAGTCCGGCATTCAGCGTGCGGCCAACGTCAACGTTTTCGGTGTCCCGAACGAGTTCTGGCAACTCGACACCAGCGGCATTTCGGTCAACGAACTTTCGGGCGACACCGCAATCATCAATCGGGCTCTCGCCGACCAATTGGGTATCGCTGATAGCGAGTCCGCGAGTCCTGTCACCTTGCGGATCCCGAAACCGACTCAGCTTCCTGCCGAAAGTGCGTTAGGGGCGAAGCGTGATCTGATCGAAAGCCTGGTCGGAATCGAAGTCGTTCAGATTTTGCCCAATGAAGGTCTCGCAGGTTTTAGTATGCACCAAAGCCAGCTGGATAGTCCGAACATTTTCGTGCCCGTTCAAATGCTCCAGGATTCGCTCTCACGCAGTGCACTGCGGCACAAGTCGAGTTCGGAGCAAGTCAACGTTTCTTTCCTTGGCCGCACTGACGCCAATCGTGCAGCCGCTGCAGACTTTCAGAACGTTCTGCGTGAGCTTCCACGGACACTGGAAGACGAAGGCATATCTCTCAAACGCGTCACGCAGACTTTCGAAAGCGACGGACAATCTGCAACCGTGTTTGACTATTGGACATTGTCTTCTGAGCAACTGGTGCTTCTGCCGGCGGTCGTGTCGGCGATCGAAGAAACTTTTCCAGGCGCCAAACCGGTTTTCACTTATCTCGCCAACGATATTCGCAAATCAGATTCGGAATCCGGCATTCCGTTTTCAATGATCGCAGCAATCGACATCGATGACGCGTTTCCATTGCGTGATGTCGACGGACAGCGAATTCAGCCTCCAAGTGAAGACGAGATCGTAATCAACGAATGGGCAGCCAACGATATCGACGTTGATGTCGGAGACAGCCTCACGATTGCCTGGTTCGATCCCGAAACGACCCACGGCAAACAGACAAAACAGGAAGCGACATTGGTTGTCTCCGCAATCGCGGCATTGACTGAACCGTATGAAGCTTTCGAAGTTCGCCGTCGCGGCGAAGTTGTTCCGGCGAAGTTCGACACGGCCCCGACGCTTGCCAACGATCCCAATCTGACTCCGGAAGTCCCCGGCGTGACGGACGCTGAATCGATCGAGAACTGGGACTTGCCATTTGAAACGGCCAGCAAACTTCGTCCTTCTGACGATACGTATTGGGAGAATCATCGCACGACGCCGAAAGCGTTTGTGTCGTTCGCCACCGGACAGAAGCTTTGGAGTAGCCGTTTTGGAGACGTGACCTCCTATCGCATTCCGGCGAAAACGGAACGATCCGAGATTCAAACTCGGCTGCTGTCTGCGATCGCGGAAACGAAAGGAGCGTCCGGATTCGAACTGATTACGCTGCGGCAAAACGCGTTGACAGCTTCATCCGGCTCGACCCCTTTTGACGTACTTTTTCTCGCGCTCAGCATGTTCGTAATCGCGTCCGGGCTGATTCTCGTGTCGCTGCTGTTTCGATTGACACTGCAGTCCCGAGCTTCCGAAGTCGGATTATTACAGGCCGTTGGACTGCCGGCAAAACGTGTTTCGGGCATCTGGATACGTGAAATGCTGCTGGTTTGCATACTGGGAGCTGTGCTCGGGATCCTGATCGGAATTGGTTATGCCGCGGCCATGATTTGGGGGCTGAAGACCTGGTGGGTTGGCGCCATTTCCAAACCGATCATCGACTTGCACATCGGACCGGTAAGCATTTTGATCGGATTCGTCAGCGGAATTTTGATTTGTGTCGGAACGATCTTTTGGGCCTTGCGTTCGCTGCGTCGGCAAAGCGTTCGCGGCATGTTGGCTGGTCGGATTGACGAGTCTGCGAGTTTGCCGAACAGAAAGTCGAAAAAATGGATGCCTGTTGCAATCGTCAGCATGCTGGTTCTCGCTGTCATCCTTTCTGTATTGGCGATTAACCTCAGCGGCGACGCGCAAGCCGGTTCGTTTATGGGCAGTGGGTTTTGTGTTTTGGCCGCGATGCTGATGTTCGTTTACTCGATGCTGGAACGCGATGGCGAATCCAATTCGGCAACCGATCTGCAGCAGTTGGCTCTGATGAGTCTGAGGCGGAATCCACTGCGAAGTACGCTGACCATTGGCCTGGTCGCCGTTGCCAGTTTCCTGATCGCCGCCGTCAGTTCCTTTCGGCTGACTCCAACCGAACAGGGAACAGCCGGATTCGATTACGTGGCTCAGTCGAGCCAGCCGCTGTTTTCAAACCTGAGTTCAGCCGACGGGCAAACTGAATTGCTTGACGCGACTCTTCCGCCTTCGACGCGCGTCTTCGGATTTCGATTCAAACCGGGAGAGGACGCCAGTTGCAACAATCTCTATCAATCTACCCAGCCACGCGTGCTCGGCGCGACACAGGATTTCATTGACAGCTTCAACGCAGAAGTTCCAGCGTTCGCATGGGGAGGATCGGTGGCTGAATCGGATGCTGAATCCGCAAACCCGTGGACGATGTTGAATCGCAGCTACGACGATGGAGCCATTCCAGTCATTATTGACAAGAACACCGCGAACTACAGTTTGAAGATTTTTGCTCCTGGCGGTGACTATGTGGTGCACTTTGATACCGGCGAAACCGTTACGTTTCGAGTCGTCGGATTTCTCAGCAACACAATTCTTCAAGGCAGTCTGTTGGTTTCCGAAGACAGCTTTGTCCGAGCCTTTCCATACCTTGGGGGCTCGCGATACTTCTTGATTGACAGCGAGAACGAAACGGATTCAGCGCAAGCCGTCGCTGTTCTCGAACAGCAACTGGGCGACGAAGGGTTTGATGCCCGGTCCGCGCCGCGATTGTTGGCGAATTTCATGTCGGTGCAGAATACTTACCTCAGCACGTTTCAATCGCTGGGAGCCCTCGGTTTGTTGCTGGGCACATTCGGCCTCGCCGCGGTCCAAATTCGCAACGTTTTGGAACGCAAACGAGAACTCGGGTTGATGCGAGCCGTAGGTTTCGGGAAAGGACGCCTGGCCGGGATGATTTTGATTGAGAACGGATGGCTGTTGGGGACTGGATTGGTCGTCGGAATCCTCGCCGCGTTATGCGGTACCCTGCCCCATTACCTTTTTGGTGATGCTTCGGTTCCGTGGGTTGCACTCGGGGGAATCTTCATCGCGATTTTCGCTATCGGAATCGTCGCCAGCCTCCTTGCAACACGAATCTTGTCGCAAATGAATCTGCTGGATTCGCTCAAAGCTTAG
- a CDS encoding peroxiredoxin family protein encodes MAVADDTLTIGDKAPKLDIEHWLSDRDGEFSGFTGFEADKVYIVEFWATWCGPCISSMPHIVETQDEYADKGVQVISVSKEKLETVEKFLKKNVGGDKEKTYAELTSAYCLTTDPDGSVSKDYMTAAGQGGIPTAFIVGKTGEIEWIGHPMRMDKPLEEIVEDKWDRESFAKEFSVQQKADLMMASIGKLLRADKPEEALKKIDTYLEENSETADARTIARMKGMRISAAMAAGGEESIAAYKELIESAGDEPRMINRLTGRVVSQHKAGEKFEEELLKTACEAAARSVELTEKDGKDEAIASALSTHANLLYICNKLEDAIAVQKKAVALATKESFKKFLEKLEKELSESKG; translated from the coding sequence GTGGCGGTTGCGGACGATACATTGACCATTGGGGACAAAGCTCCGAAGCTTGATATTGAGCACTGGCTTAGTGATCGCGACGGTGAATTTTCTGGCTTCACTGGTTTTGAAGCAGACAAAGTTTACATTGTCGAGTTCTGGGCAACATGGTGTGGCCCATGCATCTCATCGATGCCTCATATTGTTGAGACTCAAGACGAATACGCTGATAAAGGTGTCCAGGTCATCAGCGTTAGCAAAGAGAAGCTTGAAACGGTTGAAAAGTTTCTCAAGAAAAACGTAGGCGGCGATAAAGAGAAGACCTATGCCGAACTAACCAGTGCATACTGCCTGACCACAGACCCGGATGGTTCGGTCTCAAAAGACTACATGACAGCCGCTGGCCAAGGCGGTATTCCAACAGCATTCATCGTCGGCAAGACAGGCGAAATCGAGTGGATCGGTCACCCGATGAGAATGGACAAGCCGCTTGAAGAAATCGTTGAAGACAAGTGGGATCGCGAGTCGTTCGCGAAGGAATTCTCTGTTCAGCAAAAGGCTGATTTGATGATGGCTTCGATCGGCAAGCTCTTGCGAGCGGACAAACCAGAGGAAGCATTGAAGAAGATCGATACCTATCTGGAAGAGAATTCTGAAACTGCTGACGCTCGCACAATTGCGCGTATGAAAGGAATGCGAATCTCTGCTGCGATGGCGGCTGGTGGCGAAGAATCAATCGCAGCGTATAAAGAATTGATTGAGTCAGCCGGTGACGAACCGCGCATGATCAATCGGCTCACGGGGCGAGTCGTTAGTCAGCACAAAGCAGGTGAGAAATTCGAGGAAGAGCTTCTAAAGACGGCTTGCGAAGCGGCAGCACGAAGCGTTGAACTTACGGAGAAAGATGGCAAAGACGAAGCCATTGCATCAGCACTGAGCACTCACGCAAACCTTCTGTACATTTGCAACAAGCTTGAAGATGCGATCGCAGTACAGAAGAAAGCAGTTGCTCTTGCGACCAAAGAATCGTTCAAGAAGTTCCTCGAAAAACTGGAAAAGGAACTGAGCGAGAGCAAAGGCTAG